Proteins from a genomic interval of Methanoplanus endosymbiosus:
- a CDS encoding NusA-like transcription termination signal-binding factor: MQSLLGFKERRYIEELRIITRSTALDCVIDEAFDRIIYVIKKGDMGIAIGKNGANIKKLQKILGRRIEMVEHDEEICCFVSNILKPAVVKDLSEDEGGNVMISVISRSDLGIAIGKGGCNVEKARILIQRYFGKSIGEIRLVTEV; encoded by the coding sequence ATGCAAAGTTTACTTGGTTTTAAAGAAAGAAGATATATTGAAGAATTAAGGATTATTACAAGATCAACTGCTCTTGACTGTGTTATTGATGAAGCCTTTGACAGAATAATATATGTAATAAAAAAAGGTGATATGGGCATTGCAATAGGCAAAAACGGTGCTAATATCAAAAAGCTTCAGAAGATACTTGGCAGAAGAATTGAGATGGTTGAACATGATGAGGAGATCTGCTGTTTTGTCAGCAATATTCTCAAGCCTGCTGTTGTAAAAGATCTTTCTGAGGATGAGGGGGGCAATGTTATGATCTCGGTCATATCAAGGTCAGATCTTGGCATTGCAATAGGTAAGGGCGGTTGTAATGTTGAAAAAGCAAGAATCCTTATACAGAGATATTTTGGAAAAAGTATAGGTGAGATACGTCTTGTCACGGAGGTGTAA
- the hisE gene encoding phosphoribosyl-ATP diphosphatase, translated as MCDREVNPPEKSYIVDILRHRKGVDKALEKVGEESAEFIIAAKNSDYDQKVYEAADLFFHLMLALKSIGVEFEDVISELESRRK; from the coding sequence ATGTGTGATCGGGAAGTTAATCCTCCTGAGAAAAGTTATATTGTTGATATTCTCCGTCACAGGAAGGGTGTCGATAAAGCTCTTGAAAAGGTTGGAGAGGAATCTGCGGAGTTTATTATTGCAGCTAAGAATTCGGATTATGATCAGAAGGTCTATGAGGCGGCTGATCTCTTCTTCCATCTTATGCTTGCATTAAAGAGCATCGGGGTTGAGTTTGAGGATGTTATCTCTGAACTTGAATCCCGCAGGAAGTAA
- a CDS encoding C69 family dipeptidase has translation MNASFIFADPDEAWVIEMCGGNLSETESLWVAKKVPDGTVFAASNIFRIRDIEPGNPDILYSKNLFEVAEKNGWWSAQNKTLDWLNTVSNGEYSHPYYSLSRIWSIYNRISPSQNFSPYVEDSFSREYPFSVSPDHLLNDTEIFSIFRDHYEGTVFDLTTGIAAGPYGDPYRIRGEFDSHTDFKDGEIRPGAWPRPISAYYCAYSYVTESRREMSYPVGGLCWFGFAQPSESCYTPLYVGTNALPESFENGNRSQYNRNSAWWSFNFVTNWARLQYSYIFPEIKEEQQKHENLFLLRQAEIEEEALEILNREGEDACKEYLTSYTVDTAEDLVSSWWNLSDSLVVSYTNGGIYDPVSKNTAYPGYPDWWYQDAGYQYGPRIYDMNGLDSTPDLVYVNETVYTTPGSEYEYILEHQTAENCS, from the coding sequence ATGAATGCCTCTTTTATCTTTGCAGATCCGGATGAGGCGTGGGTAATTGAGATGTGTGGGGGAAACCTGAGTGAGACGGAAAGTCTGTGGGTTGCTAAAAAAGTTCCTGACGGTACAGTATTTGCTGCTTCAAATATATTCCGCATACGTGATATTGAACCTGGTAATCCCGATATTCTGTATTCCAAAAATCTGTTTGAGGTAGCAGAAAAGAATGGCTGGTGGTCTGCGCAGAATAAAACACTTGACTGGCTGAATACTGTAAGTAATGGAGAATATTCTCATCCGTATTATTCGTTGTCAAGAATATGGAGTATTTACAACCGTATTTCTCCTTCACAGAATTTTAGCCCGTATGTTGAAGATTCTTTTAGTCGTGAGTACCCGTTCTCCGTTTCTCCGGATCATCTGTTAAATGATACTGAAATATTTTCTATATTCAGGGATCATTATGAAGGTACGGTTTTTGATCTGACAACCGGAATCGCAGCCGGACCTTATGGAGATCCTTACAGAATACGTGGAGAATTTGATTCACATACAGACTTTAAAGATGGAGAGATCCGTCCGGGTGCATGGCCAAGGCCAATATCTGCATATTACTGTGCCTACAGTTATGTTACAGAGAGTAGAAGAGAAATGTCTTATCCGGTTGGGGGTCTTTGCTGGTTTGGATTTGCACAACCCTCTGAAAGCTGCTATACTCCGCTTTATGTCGGTACAAATGCCCTTCCTGAATCTTTTGAAAACGGGAACCGGTCACAATACAACAGAAACAGTGCATGGTGGTCGTTTAATTTTGTGACCAACTGGGCAAGGCTTCAGTACTCATATATCTTTCCGGAAATAAAGGAGGAACAACAGAAACATGAAAATCTCTTCCTGTTAAGGCAGGCTGAAATTGAGGAGGAGGCCCTGGAAATTCTTAACCGTGAGGGAGAAGATGCCTGTAAAGAATATCTCACTTCATATACTGTTGATACTGCCGAAGATCTTGTATCATCCTGGTGGAATCTCTCTGATTCTCTGGTAGTATCATATACAAACGGGGGAATATACGATCCTGTAAGTAAAAATACAGCATATCCTGGTTATCCTGACTGGTGGTATCAGGATGCCGGATATCAGTACGGACCAAGAATCTATGACATGAACGGGCTTGATAGTACTCCTGATCTTGTATATGTTAATGAGACAGTTTATACGACACCGGGTAGTGAGTATGAATATATTCTTGAGCATCAGACTGCTGAAAATTGCAGCTGA
- a CDS encoding DUF432 domain-containing protein, translated as MYGHYSYPFSIESGGIKIDVTEENGLYLYRRECCGEVHDNYIQAKNGSIIINPVEPVNLPSSVTSLLQVKFKNLVVEPQSVVLFYLTFPIEIGVFLHAGKNTELIDVFSVNEQKYSLYGSPTKGTIVSYRESDIYRTIPETDIFKDGVLSLTLINSGKDIANVSSSVFDGWGMKLYYNDNCVSMVAEMNLLHNNTAETTFLNVPLIVGMNKSYEIYTSRKISVTKKSFLMELGY; from the coding sequence ATGTATGGTCATTATAGCTATCCGTTTTCCATAGAGTCTGGTGGAATAAAGATCGATGTTACAGAGGAGAATGGTCTTTATTTATACCGCAGGGAATGCTGTGGTGAAGTGCATGATAATTATATTCAGGCAAAAAACGGAAGTATAATAATTAATCCTGTAGAACCTGTTAATCTCCCATCTTCTGTAACAAGTCTTCTTCAGGTTAAATTCAAAAATCTGGTTGTCGAACCTCAGTCTGTAGTACTGTTCTATCTCACATTTCCCATTGAAATTGGTGTTTTTTTGCATGCCGGAAAAAATACTGAGTTAATTGATGTTTTTTCAGTAAATGAGCAGAAATATTCTTTGTATGGATCTCCCACAAAAGGAACAATTGTCAGTTATCGTGAGAGTGATATTTACAGGACCATTCCTGAGACTGATATATTTAAAGACGGAGTTCTTTCTCTTACTCTAATAAACTCCGGAAAAGATATTGCAAATGTTTCATCTTCGGTTTTTGACGGATGGGGCATGAAATTATACTATAATGATAACTGTGTCTCAATGGTGGCAGAAATGAATCTCCTTCATAATAATACTGCTGAGACAACATTTCTCAATGTTCCTTTAATTGTCGGGATGAATAAGTCATATGAGATCTATACCTCAAGAAAGATTTCGGTTACTAAAAAGTCATTTCTGATGGAGCTTGGTTATTGA
- a CDS encoding mechanosensitive ion channel family protein → MMENLTGMVSSWNISGTGVTVYELFLFILIIVVSFALGQIISKKLRKDISGKIPVNDRELLIKIVYFTILTVGLITALPYIDVDLSGILFAGGIIGIIIGFAGQNLFSNFISGIVIFIERPIKIGDNVGVGDVLGTVEDIRILSTIIKTYDGIYTRIPNLTIFSSNITNYVANVARRFEYSVEIRYRDDAELAMSVIKGVIDSHPFALKYPKPVVFVDRLGQNGVVIIVKIWAPSSVWWDVRRELLQKIKLAVEAEGVEIPFPQRTVWFPEKNPVFSEK, encoded by the coding sequence ATGATGGAGAATCTGACTGGCATGGTCTCTTCCTGGAATATATCCGGTACCGGGGTGACGGTATATGAACTGTTTTTATTTATTCTGATTATTGTAGTCTCCTTTGCCCTGGGTCAGATAATATCAAAAAAACTGAGAAAAGATATATCCGGTAAAATTCCGGTTAATGATCGTGAACTATTAATAAAAATCGTATATTTTACAATACTGACTGTCGGCCTTATTACAGCCCTGCCGTATATAGATGTTGATCTCTCCGGAATTTTATTTGCCGGCGGAATAATTGGTATTATCATTGGTTTTGCCGGACAGAACCTTTTTTCAAATTTCATCTCCGGAATTGTAATATTTATAGAAAGACCGATAAAAATTGGTGATAATGTGGGTGTCGGTGATGTCCTGGGCACTGTTGAGGATATCAGAATTCTTTCTACAATAATTAAGACTTATGACGGTATTTACACCCGTATTCCTAATCTCACGATATTTTCGTCTAATATCACAAACTATGTTGCCAACGTGGCAAGACGGTTTGAATATTCGGTTGAGATAAGATACAGGGATGATGCAGAACTTGCAATGTCGGTTATAAAAGGTGTAATTGACAGCCATCCTTTTGCCTTAAAATATCCTAAACCAGTGGTATTTGTTGACCGGCTGGGGCAGAACGGAGTTGTGATTATTGTAAAAATCTGGGCACCGTCCTCTGTCTGGTGGGATGTCAGGAGAGAACTGCTGCAAAAGATAAAGCTTGCAGTTGAAGCAGAAGGCGTAGAGATACCCTTCCCTCAGAGAACTGTGTGGTTTCCGGAAAAAAATCCTGTTTTTTCTGAAAAATAG